A stretch of DNA from Clostridia bacterium:
CCGCTTCACCGGCGAATCGGGGCGCTACGAGGTCTATCTTATGTTCTCCGCGCACGACGGAGACAAGTCCTCCTCCTTTTTCGGCTCCGGCGTGGTATTCACCGACCCGACGCAGCCGATAATCGACATGGGCTCGATACGCGCCGATCTCGACGCCGTATCGAAGCAGACCGACCCGAAGGCGTTTCACGGAAAGTTCGACGGCACGCTCGTGCTGACTCCCGCGATGTTCGGCGAGTTCATCGGGCTCGCGGCGGGCAACTTCGCCTCCGGCGGCGTCATCATCGAGGGCACTTCGCCCTGGAAGGACAAGCTCGGCACGCAGGTCGCGGACACGCGGCTGAACGTCCGCTTCGCGCCGCTCGATCCCGCGATCGTCGGCGCCGAGCGCGTCACCGAGGACCTCTTCGTCAGCGAGGACTTCGACTTCATCAAGGACGGCGTGCTGCAGTGCTTCCTGCTCTCGCTCTACGCCTCGAACAAGACCGGCTTCGACCGCGCGAAGAATTCCTCCTGGGCGCTCGTCGTCCCCGCGGGCGATACGCCGCTTGACGAGCTGATCGCCGGCGTCGAAAAGGGCCTGCTGCTCGGCCGCTTCTCCGGCGGACAGCCCGGCACGAACGGCGACTTCTCCGGCGTCGCGAAGAACAGCTTCCTTATCGAAAACGGCAAGATCACCGACGCCGTCAGCGAGATAATGATAAACGGAAACCTCGCCGACCTGCTGATGAACCTGCGCGGCATATCGAAGGAACGCGTCGTCGACGGCGCGAGCGTGCTCCCCTACGCCGCGTTCGACGGAGTCACCATAAGCGGCAAGTGATTTGCCGCTTATCTGCGCCGAAGGCGCAATACCACTCGCCCGAAGGCGAATACCACTGTGAGCGCCGGCGAACAATACCACTGCGAAGCAATATCACCGCTCGCGAAGCGGGCGCAACCGTG
This window harbors:
- a CDS encoding TldD/PmbA family protein, encoding MKYEKLTGAAEYALEALKNAGADKAVVTAFNGSTTEFNIDGGEFSLMRTIFNEGVGVTAYVGGRNGGASTNALDRESIDGAARDAVAAAQSAVPDDAWDISPACEPQDFPSGALECDRDAFFEAVKKLKNDIAAGWPNILIEQLVASYHYGASVKLNSNGVRFTGESGRYEVYLMFSAHDGDKSSSFFGSGVVFTDPTQPIIDMGSIRADLDAVSKQTDPKAFHGKFDGTLVLTPAMFGEFIGLAAGNFASGGVIIEGTSPWKDKLGTQVADTRLNVRFAPLDPAIVGAERVTEDLFVSEDFDFIKDGVLQCFLLSLYASNKTGFDRAKNSSWALVVPAGDTPLDELIAGVEKGLLLGRFSGGQPGTNGDFSGVAKNSFLIENGKITDAVSEIMINGNLADLLMNLRGISKERVVDGASVLPYAAFDGVTISGK